In one Vidua chalybeata isolate OUT-0048 chromosome 4, bVidCha1 merged haplotype, whole genome shotgun sequence genomic region, the following are encoded:
- the LOC128787103 gene encoding HAUS augmin-like complex subunit 3 isoform X8: MSCGKDFVETLKKIGYPKADELNGEDFDWMFESSEDKSFLEWFCGNINGQHVVSEEELQDFDNLLQCGKPVLEGNALDEVLETLEPMGSTNSSQEEDREEVEKLEDELQALQKLKSLQIHRHNKLQLLVTTNSQLLQTFQSREEEARKDWKEGLEVFTAANNKLDNELQSLIAAVKEFASFFTASDSAQGSDAHPMFFSQLSLDRYLSVEEQNTAALTSHIKKLFYDAVSKCAENSHEGSFQLEDLIKQVPFDEANEVCEERQEIARLQAAYICGQNQLIQLQAEEEGMNSAIQCAESLLQSLDKDIGQQENIDAKISSLSAEISAIKQDIAQINNEELLPLLKKKAQLLTAPVVKEYLDHQIARQDCYAAIQDKIGRHLIRQKTSFELIQLACEMEMKKHQEISCQLENLVESLKQSTDELQQRLQVIAERTEQAKPRSTIGSEDGLSCRLYQLLEGGSKKQQLFKTYKSLEQMAQKLKQDCARVEDQLAASAQEQSLLLSSLEGDVDALHDALYCGTNQIQLRSPELNEQFHQLKVDLDELNRLLKDLVADLKSKRSFLESNRLLQMERDFLTLEMERYIGCEISKVPLSNIAQRIMTALQSIPVEAQTNRENNQRGL; the protein is encoded by the exons atgaGCTGTGGAAAGGATTTTGTGgaaactcttaaaaaaattgGATATCCAAAGGCTGATGAGCTTAATGGAGAAGATTTTGACTGGATGTTTGAGTCTTCAGAAGACAAATCATTTTTGGAGTGGTTTTGTGGAAACATAAATGGGCAGCATGTGGTATCTGAAGAAGAACTGCAAGACTTTGATAATCTTCTCCAGTGTGGTAAGCCTGTTTTGGAAGGAAACGCACTGGATGAAGTCCTTGAAACCTTGGAGCCCATGGGTTCAACAAACAGTAGCCAAGAGGAAGACAGGGAAGAAGTGGAGAAATTAGAGGATGAGCTTCAAGCTCTTCAAAAGTTAAAAAGCCTTCAAATTCATCGGCATAATAAGCTTCAGCTGTTGGTTACTACAAACAGCCAGTTGTTACAAACATTCcaaagcagagaggaagaagcACGGAAGGATTGGAAAGAAGGACTGGAAGTTTTTACTGCAGCAAATAATAAGCTTGACAATGAACTGCAGTCTCTTATAGCTGCAGTGAAGGAATTTGCCTCTTTCTTCACTGCTTCAGATTCAGCACAGGGGTCAGATGCACAtccaatgtttttttcccaactttCTTTGGACAGATACTTGTCTGTGGAAGAACAAAACACTGCAGCACTTACATCACAcataaaaaagcttttttatgACGCTGTGTCTAAATGCGCTGAAAATTCACATGAAGGCAGCTTTCAACTTGAAGATTTAATCAAGCAAGTCCCTTTTGATGAGGCTAATGAAGTTTGTGAAGAGAGGCAAGAGATAGCCAGGCTCCAGGCAGCGTATATTTGTGGTCAGAACCAGCTAATTCAGCTGCAAGCTGAAGAGGAGGGCATGAATTCAGCTATCCAGTGTGCAGAGAGCCTGCTGCAGTCCTTGGACAAG GATATTGGACAACAGGAAAACATTGATGCTAAAATATCTAGTTTAAGTGCTGAAATTTCAGCAATTAAACAAGATATAGCTCAGATAAATAATGAAGAGCTGCTTCCCCTTCTTAAGAAGAAAGCACAACTTTTGACCGCACCAGTGGTGAAAGAATACTTAGATCACCAAATTGCTCGGCAGGACTGTTATGCTGCAATTCAAGATAAAATAGGCAGGCATTTGATAAGACAGAAAACATCATTTGAACTTATTCAGCTGGCCTGTGAAATGGAGATGAAGAAACACCAGGAGATCAGCTGCCAACTTGAGAATTTGGTAGAATCTCTGAAACAAAGCACTGATGAGTTACAGCAGAGACTACAGGTGATAGCTGAACGAACTGAGCAGGCAAAGCCAAGGAGCACTATTGGTTCAGAGGATGGTTTATCTTGCAG GCTGTATCAGCTCCTGGAAGGAGGAAGTAAAAAACAACAATTGTTTAAAACATACAAAAGCCTGGAGCAGATGGCTCAGAAGTTGAAGCAGGACTGTGCTAGAGTAGAAGATCAGCTGGCAGCATCTGCTCAAGAGCAGTCTCTCCTTTTGTCCAGCCTAGAAGGGGATGTGGATGCCCTTCATGATGCTCTCTACTGTGGAACAAATCAGATACAGCTCCGGAGTCCG gAACTTAATGAGCAGTTTCACCAACTGAAAGTGGATTTAGATGAGCTAAATCGTCTCCTTAAGGATCTGGTTGCTGATTTGAAGTCGAAGAGAAGCTTTTTAGAGTCCAATAGGCTGCTTCAGATGGAAAGAGACTt tttaaCCTTAGAAATGGAGCGGTACATAGGATGTGAGATTTCTAAAGTGCCTTTATCTAATATTGCTCAGAGGATTATGACAGCTTTGCAGTCTATTCCTGTAGAAGCTCAGACTAACAGAGAAAATAACCAGA
- the LOC128787103 gene encoding HAUS augmin-like complex subunit 3 isoform X9 — protein sequence MSCGKDFVETLKKIGYPKADELNGEDFDWMFESSEDKSFLEWFCGNINGQHVVSEEELQDFDNLLQCGKPVLEGNALDEVLETLEPMGSTNSSQEEDREEVEKLEDELQALQKLKSLQIHRHNKLQLLVTTNSQLLQTFQSREEEARKDWKEGLEVFTAANNKLDNELQSLIAAVKEFASFFTASDSAQGSDAHPMFFSQLSLDRYLSVEEQNTAALTSHIKKLFYDAVSKCAENSHEGSFQLEDLIKQVPFDEANEVCEERQEIARLQAAYICGQNQLIQLQAEEEGMNSAIQCAESLLQSLDKDIGQQENIDAKISSLSAEISAIKQDIAQINNEELLPLLKKKAQLLTAPVVKEYLDHQIARQDCYAAIQDKIGRHLIRQKTSFELIQLACEMEMKKHQEISCQLENLVESLKQSTDELQQRLQVIAERTEQAKPRSTIGSEDGLSCRLYQLLEGGSKKQQLFKTYKSLEQMAQKLKQDCARVEDQLAASAQEQSLLLSSLEGDVDALHDALYCGTNQIQLRSPELNEQFHQLKVDLDELNRLLKDLVADLKSKRSFLESNRLLQMERDLYVYFFKDEEQLKEMVEKLEQQSQAKASGLEDENFTTSAVLNV from the exons atgaGCTGTGGAAAGGATTTTGTGgaaactcttaaaaaaattgGATATCCAAAGGCTGATGAGCTTAATGGAGAAGATTTTGACTGGATGTTTGAGTCTTCAGAAGACAAATCATTTTTGGAGTGGTTTTGTGGAAACATAAATGGGCAGCATGTGGTATCTGAAGAAGAACTGCAAGACTTTGATAATCTTCTCCAGTGTGGTAAGCCTGTTTTGGAAGGAAACGCACTGGATGAAGTCCTTGAAACCTTGGAGCCCATGGGTTCAACAAACAGTAGCCAAGAGGAAGACAGGGAAGAAGTGGAGAAATTAGAGGATGAGCTTCAAGCTCTTCAAAAGTTAAAAAGCCTTCAAATTCATCGGCATAATAAGCTTCAGCTGTTGGTTACTACAAACAGCCAGTTGTTACAAACATTCcaaagcagagaggaagaagcACGGAAGGATTGGAAAGAAGGACTGGAAGTTTTTACTGCAGCAAATAATAAGCTTGACAATGAACTGCAGTCTCTTATAGCTGCAGTGAAGGAATTTGCCTCTTTCTTCACTGCTTCAGATTCAGCACAGGGGTCAGATGCACAtccaatgtttttttcccaactttCTTTGGACAGATACTTGTCTGTGGAAGAACAAAACACTGCAGCACTTACATCACAcataaaaaagcttttttatgACGCTGTGTCTAAATGCGCTGAAAATTCACATGAAGGCAGCTTTCAACTTGAAGATTTAATCAAGCAAGTCCCTTTTGATGAGGCTAATGAAGTTTGTGAAGAGAGGCAAGAGATAGCCAGGCTCCAGGCAGCGTATATTTGTGGTCAGAACCAGCTAATTCAGCTGCAAGCTGAAGAGGAGGGCATGAATTCAGCTATCCAGTGTGCAGAGAGCCTGCTGCAGTCCTTGGACAAG GATATTGGACAACAGGAAAACATTGATGCTAAAATATCTAGTTTAAGTGCTGAAATTTCAGCAATTAAACAAGATATAGCTCAGATAAATAATGAAGAGCTGCTTCCCCTTCTTAAGAAGAAAGCACAACTTTTGACCGCACCAGTGGTGAAAGAATACTTAGATCACCAAATTGCTCGGCAGGACTGTTATGCTGCAATTCAAGATAAAATAGGCAGGCATTTGATAAGACAGAAAACATCATTTGAACTTATTCAGCTGGCCTGTGAAATGGAGATGAAGAAACACCAGGAGATCAGCTGCCAACTTGAGAATTTGGTAGAATCTCTGAAACAAAGCACTGATGAGTTACAGCAGAGACTACAGGTGATAGCTGAACGAACTGAGCAGGCAAAGCCAAGGAGCACTATTGGTTCAGAGGATGGTTTATCTTGCAG GCTGTATCAGCTCCTGGAAGGAGGAAGTAAAAAACAACAATTGTTTAAAACATACAAAAGCCTGGAGCAGATGGCTCAGAAGTTGAAGCAGGACTGTGCTAGAGTAGAAGATCAGCTGGCAGCATCTGCTCAAGAGCAGTCTCTCCTTTTGTCCAGCCTAGAAGGGGATGTGGATGCCCTTCATGATGCTCTCTACTGTGGAACAAATCAGATACAGCTCCGGAGTCCG gAACTTAATGAGCAGTTTCACCAACTGAAAGTGGATTTAGATGAGCTAAATCGTCTCCTTAAGGATCTGGTTGCTGATTTGAAGTCGAAGAGAAGCTTTTTAGAGTCCAATAGGCTGCTTCAGATGGAAAGAGACTtgtatgtgtattttttcaaaGATGAAGAGCAGTTGAAAGAGATGGTAGAAAAGCTTGAGCAGCAGTCTCAGGCTAAAGCCAGTGGTCTGGAAGATGAGAATTTCACAACCAGTGCAGTTCTTAATGTCTAA